The region CACATCTCCTCAGCGTAAAGCTTTATTACTCCAAAGCCATTAGAAACAACTGTGCTCTTTATTAAACCTTTTAAATATAATCCTGTAGATACTTTCCATGCACGTAACTCCGAGTAACGTAAACCTTTTGGTCCTGATCCTGAACCACCTGCCCATCCTGCAAAACCTCCAACTACTGTGTTAAAAATAATATCCTTAGTACTATCTCCCTTTAATGCTGATCCAATTCCCGCAGTTGCGGTATTTGCAAACACTTGATATCCTACTCCAAAATTTGTCATTCCAAATGCTCCAGACACTCCACCTTGAACGCCTGCAATAATTGTACTATCAATATTATAGTTTTTAAAAGACATACCATTAGTGAAATATTGAACCCCAACATCAGCTAAAACACCTGCCCCAGCACCAATAGCTGCCCCCGTTGCAACAGCTGTTAACGCTACTGATGGTAATACTCCAAGTGTCGCAGCTGACAGTACTACTGCAGCACCAACTATCACCACACCTAATGCTATTTTAGCAGCTGTCTTTAACCATGATGGTATTGCAGCATATCCACTTGGATCATGATACATAATTGGATTATTGTGACAATAGGTATACTTATTCAGGCTGAGCGGATCGGTGACTATCTGCTCATTTGGCATTTTTCGGATTGTATTTTCAACAATGTCTTCATTTAGGAATCGACCAGTCACAGATCTATAATACCTTGCTCTTAAGTTATAGGTATTCGTCTCTAAGTCTATATACTCCCCACAATACCGAAACGGATTTTCATCCTCCTTATCTGGGTTTCTCTCCACTCCAAAAGCATCATACTTATACGAGGCTTTACACGTTCCGCTTTGACTCCACAGTTGGGTTATATCCCCATGTTCATTAAATATATAATAGTATACCACACGATCTATTTCACTGGCAATTACATTGATTCCCCTTAAATAGGTTTTAATCTTGCTACTATCAGTCACTTCCGCTACAATATCGCTTCCATCCCAGCAATATAAATTTGTTTTCCCCTGGCTTTCGGTCAGTTTCCGCACCTCAGCACTGTGGCGCAGGCCATCTCCCCGGTACTGATATGTAATCTCTTTGTCATCCTGATTGATCCGGCTCAGTTGGTTGAATCCATCATAATGTCTCCACTCATAAACCGTTGGAACCTCTTTTCGATAGGTCCCCGATAACCTGACATTTCCCGGATAGTCCGGCGTAGGGGCTGTTTTCTCCCAAATCCGGAAGGTTTCATTTCCATTCTCATCATAACGGTACCGGTACGTTTCCGTTATTTTCCCCTGCTTATTTGTTTCCTTTTCCAACCGGTTGTTCAAACCATATTCATAGCTGGTAACACGGACCAACTCATCCTTTGTTCTTCCTTCCACCATCATTTTTACACGGTTGGAATAGGCGTCGTAGGTGTAAAGCGTCCGCTTCCATCCAGAATAATCTTCTTCTGTCAGACGGCCCAGCCGGTCATATTGATAGGATATGGCAACTGGGGAAGAACCGGCTTTGTTGATCTTACTTAGAATATTCCCATCCACATCATAGCCGTATTCCCATGCAGAAATCACGGTTCCCTGCCGTTTATTCTCCAGAGAGATTACCCTATTACCATCATTATACTGATAGACGGTCTCCATACCGGACTGCGGATAGCGGAGGGTTTTACGGTTGCCTTTTTCATCATATTCGTACTCTGCCAATATCACCCCGGCAGCACTGTCTTTTCTTACCTGCTTTAAACGATATAAGTCATCATACGTATAATACAGACCGACATCAGGGCTTGCTTTCCCTTCTCGGGTCAGTTGAAAGGACAGGCGGTTTCCATATATATCATAAGTATAATCCTTCCTCACATTTCCCGGATCCTCCTGGCGGGCCAGCTGGCCTTTATGATTATAGAGGTACTTCGTCTCCAGGAGGGCGGTTTGTTTTCCCCCCACAGATTCCCGGCTGACTTCCCGAATCCGCTTGCCGTTCTTTCCATAGGCATACTCCCGCTCGCTAATTACCATACCATCAGGCGTTCTCTTTTGCACGGTTTCTTTTAGCAGGCGTTCCAGGGCATCATGCTGATAAACAGTCTGGTCCTTGTTCCTGTCCATTTTTTTCTGCAGTCTTCCGGCTTTGTCATACTCATAGTATTCCGTACTACCACGGGCATCAGTCATTGCCGTGACATTCCCAAAGCGGTCATAGGTGTATTTTGTTACCTCCCGCCCTTCGCCGGACGGGGTATCCCCGGTCCTCCTTAGAATGACCTGATTCATCACATCATACCGGCAGGTGGTCTTAATCCAGTTGCCCGGGCTTAAGTACTGGTAGGTATCGGTCAGTCGGTTCCTGGCATCATAAACATACTGAGTCTCCTGCCATCCATCTTTTTGTTCCTTTTTTTCCCCTATGATATTTCCGGCTCCATCATAGTAATATTTTACAATCCGGCTGCGGTGGTCAAACGGCGTGGTGATCTGAACAAGACGTCCTGCCTTATCGTATTGGAATACTGTCTTCTTTCCGGCTTCATCCCATTGGAACCGTTTATTGCCAAGCCCATCATATTGAATGCTGGTAATTCGCTCCTGGCCGGAGTCTGTCCGTATGGATTTTACGATGCGGCCAGCATAATCGTACTCCCAGCGTTCCACATTGTTCCCGGCATCAATTTTCCGGACATTGTTTCCTGCATTGTCATACTCGTAGGAAAACACCTTCTTTCCGGCTAAGATCTCCTTCCTAACCTGGTCTTTTTGGTCTTTATAACATTCTGTCACGATATCCGGAGCGGAGGCGTCTCCTATGACTTTTTTTACCTCGCGTAAGTATTTTATTCCATCTGGATCGGTAAATACCTCATGGTATTCATACTTCTCCTCATAGCCCACTTGGGGAATCGTGCGGGACAGCACCCGGCCAAAAGAATCGTAAGTATAACGTTCCGTTTTTCTTATATTATCCGTTGCTGTGCCGTTCCCATCATAAGTGACTGCTTCTGTAAGCTCTCCCCATGAATTATACCGGAAATCCTGAAGCACGACATCGCCGGAAGTCGGTTCCTTGGATACGGCAAGACAGACCTGTTGAATCTGCCCAAATGGTGTGTATTGAATTCTTCTTTTCTGGTGGTTCGCATCTGTTTCCGTGATATAGTTTAAATGGTCATTATAATAGGTTTCCTTTATGTCCTGCTGGCCGTCTACCAGAGGCAGCGTCTCTGCTACAATCCGTCCCAGTTCGTCATAGCGGTAGGTAGTTACCTGATTCCTGGAATCCTTTTTAGAGATAAGCCTTCCCCAGTTGTCATATTGGAATTCTTTCTTAATTGGATCACAGAGCTTGCCGTCTGCATCTCGGATGTCGCTTTGTTCTTTTGATATAACGCTATGTGTGTATCTGCTGTTAGCACTGGAAGGAGAGCTGTATTTATAAATCGTTTCCGCATATTCACCTGACTGTTCCAGGTTCCCGCTGTCTGCCAGGAAGTATTTTCTTTCATTGGTCACACAGTAGGGATTTGCCCCATCCTTATAATCATATTCTGTCTTTTCTTTTAAGACTCCATTTTCATAGACCAGATGATATTTTATAACTCGCTTTCCCAAATCCTCATGAAGCTCATTTTTTTCTATGATCAGGTCAGAGCCTTTTTTTCTTTCTGTTTCAAGAACGATGCTGTAGACATCATAGCTTGTATTGATTTCCTGATCACTAGAATGGTCATCCGGATAGGTTTCCTTATACTTAATGACATTTGCTTTTTGATCGGAGGAATAAGTCCAGTTGGTTTCCTTTTTCAGAAACTGGGATTTATTGTTCCTGTCAAATACCTGATCAACGGCTGACACGAGTAGTTTATTACTATATTGATAAACGCCTTTTGAAATAAGGGCATTCTGATAACGAACCTCCTTATTTATTAGCTGTCCTTCCCCATCAAACTGATGGGTTTCCAAAATGTCCTGACGATGTTTTACTTCTGCATATTCGATATACGTGCCATTGCCGTACTCGTAGGAAACTCCGGAATCAAGCCTGTACCTGTATTCTGCCCGGTTGTACTCACTTCCTTCAGCAAGATCCTTTTTCATTGTCAATGCAAAATGGGTAAGCTTTCCACCGGCATCATTTACAATGCTGATTTCCCTGCCATATGTCAACTGAGTGGATGCAAGATTTGGGTATGTGACGCTCTTTAACAGCAAATAATTGCGTACCCTATTTCCAGTAGTATTTCCTACTGCTTTCTTGGAGGCATAACTCATAACTCCCTTGTAATCTTCTGGATTATAGTAGTTGTACTGTGTCTTACGGCCTGCGGGGTCTGTTACTCCGGTAAGCTTAAGAGGCTGCGTCTGATCGATTTGGTAGGAAAGTTCACATGTTTTTCCTGTTGTGCTTTCCGGCAATCTCCAGATAAGTCCGTAATCGGTCTTTTCCAAGCTGATTGTACGCCCCCAGGTGTCTACTATCACCATACCGCCATAATCCTTTAAATCGTAACAAATCACATTTCCAAACTTGTCCTGCCGGGCAGCCAGTGTAAACTTCTGGGGCGTCAGTTTATCCCTGTCTCCATCATTTCCATATAAATTTTTAAAATAATCTTTATTACCATTTTTGTATTCAATTATAATATCATAAGCTTTTGTAATACCGGCTGCATATGGGTGGTGAATCATACCTGATCTGGTGATAATCCTGATATCTTTTAGAGTATGATCCACAAATGAGTCTGAGGACCGGCTTATCTTTAAACTTCTGCCGTCTTCCAGATGCAGAAAATAATCAAAAGCGGGAAGTCCCATTAAAATTGACTTCGGAGGATCAACCGGTACTACCATAAAAGAACATTTAAGATACGGTACAGTCTCAATGGATGGCAGGACAAAGGACCAGCCATATCCCAGCCCATAAGTTTTGGCATAAAAACTGTTATCTTTAGAACCTGTTTTTAGCTTATTATCTTTGACATATGGATCCATATCCATTAAATTGGCACATCCGGAATCATAGCGTCTGGCAATGGATACGTCAAAGCCATCCCTGCCGGGCAGTACAAAGTCGGTTGTCTCATATTGAACATTGCCGGTGCTTAACTGAACATTTACCTGATTTGTTTCAAAATAGGTAAATGGGGATTCTGGATACTGTTTTATATCGGAAAATTCTTCCTTCTCCGTAGGCAGTGCTGCCCGGCTAAATCGTGTTTCCCGGCTTTTTGCTTCATTCTCTTCTCCGCTTGATACGTCCTCTTCCGTCTTTGTATCAGGCACTTCCCATTTATTTTTATTCATGTAATCCTTTATAATCTTTTTATCGTCCATCTATTCCCTTCTTCATCTTAAAATAATGATACTGCTGCACTCCCGGTTCCCTTGGCGATAAATTCTATCAACGCAATAGAACCGCTAAAGCATTCATTCTGGTTTAACTGTCTGGTTGATTGAAACCACAGCTTTCCCGGAATACTGGAATATATTTTTAAATTTTCTTCCGGATAATATCCTGGTTTAGTTATGCTTCTTAGACTGCCGGCTGCGAGGCTGGTCAATTCCAGTAAGTATGGATCATACCGAAGATTCATGCGGATTTTCTCCAGACCGCTGACCTCCTGGGCTTTCAGGAGGACTGCGTAACGTTTTCCGGTCTTTACCGGGTATTCCATGGTACTGCTGCGGTAAAATACAGGAATCACCGGCAATTGTGCTGTCTCTAAATAATCAGATTCATCACCTTCAGAACCATATGCTTTGATCCGGTACGTTGCGTTGGACGCCCCAATTGGGATGGAATCTGTCATTCCCCGGTGTTCTTCAATCTGTTTCTGTGTATCCAATTCATGGAACGTCAAGCCTTTTCTTTCCCATTCATTCAATGTCAGCCATCTGGAGTCAATACTCTTCCAGGATATGCCAGACAGCGTCACCTTCTCCCCTTCATCCCATGAATGTCCGGATGATTCCAGGCTGCTCCAGGCTTTTTTATGTTCGTCCAATTCCAACCAGGTACGTCCCTGCTCAATGCCGGGCCGTTCAACTCCAAATCCTTTAAATATTTCAAAACTGATTTCCCGGCTTTCTAATTGCTGCCAGGTATAGGAAGGATTCTCAAGCTGCAACCAGCTTAACTGATCATAATCCAGGCGTTCCCAGTGCTGACCTTTGCCTGTTCTGGTTTCGATTTGTTGCCAGGTAAGGGCATCCTGATCATACCTGCTCCATGGTTCATTGATACTTTCTAAATTATCCCAGGTGTAACCGGACAGAACCTGTAAAAAAGATTCATTAAATACCCGTTCTACAATATAATTTTTATCTGCTTCCACCGCTCCCCAACTGATTTCCGCTTGTTCTCCTTCGTGGAGGGCGGGGATATGTAAACATTCCGGTCGGTTCATAATTAATAGGTTTCTCCTTTCATTGTCTATTTGTAATTTTAGTTTTGTTTTATAATTGATTGTATTTGGAGTTTTTCCTCTATTACTCCGCACTTGTATTATGATATATTCCGTTTTTGTATCATGCGATTTTTTGCCGTATTTCGTTTTTGGGCAATTGACTTAACTAAATAGTGATTTAGTCTTGAAGGCAAATGCCAGTGATTTAACAAACACAAATAGCAATTTAACTGCACATAAGACATCTACTGATCATGATAGTAGATACTATACTAAAGCGCAAATTGATGCCATGTTAGAACAAATGGCAGTCATGTACTACGTAAATAATAATGTTGTTATTGCCGACGCTAAGACCAAGCAAATATATCAAACTATGAATCTACAGACAAACAGATTAATTACTGATGCGAACGGCTGGGTAAATACTTATGATTTGACAACGGTAAAAGTACCGTAAATGATCATTTTAGGCATCAATGAGTCCAAATAAAAGAGTAACGCGGAAAGCTGATGCTAGTGAAGTATTAAACCCAACCTGTAATGTAGTATCATCATAACGATGACAATAGGTTACCCAGAAGCCATTTCCAGTAGTCCACGACACGCAAGCTGTAGGTGCACAATAGTCTGGCAGTTTTTTACCTGTAATACCCAGATCGAACAAGCTAATATTTATCCAACTGTTACCGCCTGTATTTAGCAAAGCGTATTGCTTGTTTGCCAGATATTTACTCTCTGCATTAAGAACTAATTTATTGTTCAATGCAGTTAAATCACTATATTATTAAGCCATCTCTCATATCTCCTTATTACTTCATTCCCAGCTTTTGTTTGGAAAAAGGGTAAACTTAATAAAGTACCCGATTCCAGCTACTTAAAATCAATCCATTTCAGCTATTTATGCAAACTTC is a window of [Clostridium] saccharolyticum WM1 DNA encoding:
- a CDS encoding RHS repeat-associated core domain-containing protein, encoding MDDKKIIKDYMNKNKWEVPDTKTEEDVSSGEENEAKSRETRFSRAALPTEKEEFSDIKQYPESPFTYFETNQVNVQLSTGNVQYETTDFVLPGRDGFDVSIARRYDSGCANLMDMDPYVKDNKLKTGSKDNSFYAKTYGLGYGWSFVLPSIETVPYLKCSFMVVPVDPPKSILMGLPAFDYFLHLEDGRSLKISRSSDSFVDHTLKDIRIITRSGMIHHPYAAGITKAYDIIIEYKNGNKDYFKNLYGNDGDRDKLTPQKFTLAARQDKFGNVICYDLKDYGGMVIVDTWGRTISLEKTDYGLIWRLPESTTGKTCELSYQIDQTQPLKLTGVTDPAGRKTQYNYYNPEDYKGVMSYASKKAVGNTTGNRVRNYLLLKSVTYPNLASTQLTYGREISIVNDAGGKLTHFALTMKKDLAEGSEYNRAEYRYRLDSGVSYEYGNGTYIEYAEVKHRQDILETHQFDGEGQLINKEVRYQNALISKGVYQYSNKLLVSAVDQVFDRNNKSQFLKKETNWTYSSDQKANVIKYKETYPDDHSSDQEINTSYDVYSIVLETERKKGSDLIIEKNELHEDLGKRVIKYHLVYENGVLKEKTEYDYKDGANPYCVTNERKYFLADSGNLEQSGEYAETIYKYSSPSSANSRYTHSVISKEQSDIRDADGKLCDPIKKEFQYDNWGRLISKKDSRNQVTTYRYDELGRIVAETLPLVDGQQDIKETYYNDHLNYITETDANHQKRRIQYTPFGQIQQVCLAVSKEPTSGDVVLQDFRYNSWGELTEAVTYDGNGTATDNIRKTERYTYDSFGRVLSRTIPQVGYEEKYEYHEVFTDPDGIKYLREVKKVIGDASAPDIVTECYKDQKDQVRKEILAGKKVFSYEYDNAGNNVRKIDAGNNVERWEYDYAGRIVKSIRTDSGQERITSIQYDGLGNKRFQWDEAGKKTVFQYDKAGRLVQITTPFDHRSRIVKYYYDGAGNIIGEKKEQKDGWQETQYVYDARNRLTDTYQYLSPGNWIKTTCRYDVMNQVILRRTGDTPSGEGREVTKYTYDRFGNVTAMTDARGSTEYYEYDKAGRLQKKMDRNKDQTVYQHDALERLLKETVQKRTPDGMVISEREYAYGKNGKRIREVSRESVGGKQTALLETKYLYNHKGQLARQEDPGNVRKDYTYDIYGNRLSFQLTREGKASPDVGLYYTYDDLYRLKQVRKDSAAGVILAEYEYDEKGNRKTLRYPQSGMETVYQYNDGNRVISLENKRQGTVISAWEYGYDVDGNILSKINKAGSSPVAISYQYDRLGRLTEEDYSGWKRTLYTYDAYSNRVKMMVEGRTKDELVRVTSYEYGLNNRLEKETNKQGKITETYRYRYDENGNETFRIWEKTAPTPDYPGNVRLSGTYRKEVPTVYEWRHYDGFNQLSRINQDDKEITYQYRGDGLRHSAEVRKLTESQGKTNLYCWDGSDIVAEVTDSSKIKTYLRGINVIASEIDRVVYYYIFNEHGDITQLWSQSGTCKASYKYDAFGVERNPDKEDENPFRYCGEYIDLETNTYNLRARYYRSVTGRFLNEDIVENTIRKMPNEQIVTDPLSLNKYTYCHNNPIMYHDPSGYAAIPSWLKTAAKIALGVVIVGAAVVLSAATLGVLPSVALTAVATGAAIGAGAGVLADVGVQYFTNGMSFKNYNIDSTIIAGVQGGVSGAFGMTNFGVGYQVFANTATAGIGSALKGDSTKDIIFNTVVGGFAGWAGGSGSGPKGLRYSELRAWKVSTGLYLKGLIKSTVVSNGFGVIKLYAEEMWNNINNMLKSNNNAMRDGSAASRTFTNYNGTVVEQSQNIKERALRQLNKTYYKYKLAF